The Camelina sativa cultivar DH55 chromosome 16, Cs, whole genome shotgun sequence sequence TCAGtgagttgttgttcttgttgaaACAAGATTGGTCTACTTCACTCTGTGGCTTGTAATTCacagtgtcttcttcttcttcatgttgaTCTTCTCCACGTCTAGCTTTCTTCTTGCTCCTGAATCTCCcaaatctcttcttctccacaagCATCTTAAACTCCTCTATTGTCCTTAACAGCTCTTTGATGTAATCTATAGCCTCTCCAACGATGGATGCTCTATCACTCTACAGAGATTATTAAGCCACAACACAATGTTAACATAATAGTCTCTTATACACATGAACTGAATTAAAAGCAAAGTATATGTATACCTTAGTTGGATTTGGAATGAGACTCTTTAAGTCTTGGAAACGATCATGGAAGTGAACTCTTCTTTCACGTTCTGTAGGTGAAGTGTTAGACTTtttagatcttcttcttttacgaGTAACAACACCAGTTGTGTTAAACTCGAGAACCCCATTGTCAAACCCATCACcgttgttgtcgttgttgttgtggcCTCCTTCAAAATACATCATATTCACACCACCATTAGCATCCATCTGAATCTGATCTTCAACTCCAagtaaacaagaagaagaccCGTTTCTGAGGTGGTTCTGATCTCGAGGCTGCATAGGGAAATTCAAATGGAAGAGTGGATCGTACATGACAGCAgcagcagaggaagaagacataatGTCTGAGAATGAGTTAGGAAGCATAGaagaaggatgatgatgaagaggaggaggaggcagtGAGCATCTAGGCAAGTGTAAGAGACTAAGCAAATCAGGAGTTGTAGCAGAGTTTGGAACCATATTGACGAAATCTTGATACCCATTATTCTGATCCCAATCAGATTGTTGCTGCTGATGGTGTGTAGCCATTTGGTGAATCATATTGTTATGGAATTGATCAcacggtggaggaggagggttGATGTGGAATTGGAGAGGTGTTGAAGCAGGTTGAGGACAGTCTTGTGGGCTGAGATGGAATTCAGAGAGCTCTTCTACTTCAACACTGCAATTGCTGTTGCTTGTGCTTCCGGCGACAAGTATTTGCggcggttgttgttgttgtggtggtggtggtggttgttcGGGTTGAGAGAAGCTAGTCTCCACCGTGACTTCAGCAGGAGTGTTGGGATCGAAACAACCCATCTCCTCGTAAaggtttcctttttcttctgcGTTTGTAACAACAGCAACactgatttagattttacaggAAGAGATAAACAAAAGGTACCAACTTTGATgagaaaatggaagaaaaaacaaaactttgtgaCCTTCCATGAAGATGGTATTGACTCTAAAAAAAAGGATTCCTTTGAACACCTGCAAAATCAAAAGTTAACATTTTTACTTAACCATCTTTCTAAGAAGATAGATTGGGGAAAAACCAGAAATTGGAACCTAATTTCAAACAAGTTTTGCTATTTTATCTATAATCTTTGGAATCAAAATTTGGGTTTTTAGATTCTACGATAGAGGAAAGATTGTAACATGGGAAAATGTTCTTCAGAATTCAAAAGATTAACaaatgggtttagggtttgagttaAGAGAAAGGGAGAGATATAAGAAGGGGGAAAAGTTCAACCTTGCAATGGTTTATTAAGTTGTTCCTTGAAGGAAAGTTTCATGAGAGTCCCTCTGCTTCTCTGTGTTTGAAATATACGGACATTTGCAGATGGGGGGATGGGCAGTAGGAGTATAGAAGAAGGTGAAAAGGTGAGAAAATGTAACTATTAAATTGATGGTagtatataaccaaaattaagaGATAAATTATTATATGCATCCAATTGGtaaatagtaattattattatataaaatttcaatttaatagtaattacaaaaatgattaaaaaaattagcgGTATGGTATCGATTTATGTCACCAATCGAAAGCTAACGataacaataaattattaacatGTTTAAGCTAAAGTTTTTTAGAGACATAGTTTGGTTTTCATTTGTGGTTCAAGCATTTTACtggtttttatattttctcagTTTATAAATAGTTGTATCAAAAGCATAACaattataacataaaacttataaggatggctttttttttttcttagctaATTTTTTGGGTTGGATTTGTAAAGAAGGTACCATTGTATATTCTTTTCACGTTACAAAAGCtgtcatttttttaaataatatgtaaatgttgtttttatttttttttggttggagcATGTGATTGTGGCCAAAACATTTTTAAGGTTGGTTAGAAGGATCAACAGATGGGTCCCAAGCCGAATCTCTCAGTCTCAGGTCCTTGCAAACGACTTTTATGGACATTTCCGTCATTATCATCATAGCTTTGCCTTCTATCTCTCTCATGGGCTCATGGCAGAGATATAAGACTCAAACTCATAAGATAAGTTGATATTGGTTAATCGTTAATATATAGAGTGAAGTGTTTCTAGCTCACTAAAGATACGTTGCTGTTCTTAAATTGATCATTTGCCCATTAACTAATAaccaaaatacaaaacttattatCAAGCTGGAAGAACTTATGACAAAATTAAACTACCCATCATCAAATGACATCATTAGATCGATACTTGAAGACATAATATAGAATCTCTAGTAAACAAAGTATTTTACTGTATGGGGGTTGTTTTGAAGataagatataatttttcattatatatcgaccatcatatatgtttattacaTTTCAAgctactttttatttattaatgtatgatttgaaaaattaaaaacccaaataaaCTGAGAGACCTGAGGAAACTAGTTATGTTTTTGTTAAAgtattatattgatatatttcTATAAGTTTCCTTGTTGAGCGGTTGGGTCATGCGATTTCTGTTTAcagcaaaagaaagagagagagagagctatcCGGGTTTGTTTGAGAAGTAGTAGAGGTAGGTCCCACTTCTAAGAATGAGATAATATAATTTCACTTTGTAAAAGAATTAGGATAATATCGTAACTGACAGAAActatcaaaaaaatatggtcACCTACTTCTCTGGTACAGCACTGTTACCCatcctaaaactaaatgtaCAAACTAGAGGCCTCTTCTTCTATTGCCTGATCTTGCAGCTGATTTGGATTTGCGGGGGGCTTCATGTCATGGGGTTAACTCAGTTCACGGCATGCAGATAAGGAGAAAGAGGACCAAAGTGATGGATTAGTCTTCTTGTAATGGATCTTTAAGTTTTGGTTTCGGTCTGTATCATATAACAAACTCTTTCAGTAAGGGATCAGAATTAAAGTAATCAattatatcaatgttttttaattatttaacgtTTAACCACATAAAGATGTTTCATT is a genomic window containing:
- the LOC104749753 gene encoding transcription factor bHLH10-like isoform X2, whose product is MGCFDPNTPAEVTVETSFSQPEQPPPPPQQQQPPQILVAGSTSNSNCSVEVEELSEFHLSPQDCPQPASTPLQFHINPPPPPCDQFHNNMIHQMATHHQQQQSDWDQNNGYQDFVNMVPNSATTPDLLSLLHLPRCSLPPPPLHHHPSSMLPNSFSDIMSSSSAAAVMYDPLFHLNFPMQPRDQNHLRNGSSSCLLGVEDQIQMDANGGVNMMYFEGGHNNNDNNGDGFDNGVLEFNTTGVVTRKRRRSKKSNTSPTERERRVHFHDRFQDLKSLIPNPTKSDRASIVGEAIDYIKELLRTIEEFKMLVEKKRFGRFRSKKKARRGEDQHEEEEDTVNYKPQSEVDQSCFNKNNNSLRCSWLKRKSKVTEVDVRIIDDEVTIKLVQKKKINCLLFTTKVLDQLQLDLHHVAGGQIGEHYSFLFNTKICEGSCVYASGIADTVMEVVEKQYMEAVPSNGY
- the LOC104749753 gene encoding transcription factor bHLH10-like isoform X1, giving the protein MEEEKGNLYEEMGCFDPNTPAEVTVETSFSQPEQPPPPPQQQQPPQILVAGSTSNSNCSVEVEELSEFHLSPQDCPQPASTPLQFHINPPPPPCDQFHNNMIHQMATHHQQQQSDWDQNNGYQDFVNMVPNSATTPDLLSLLHLPRCSLPPPPLHHHPSSMLPNSFSDIMSSSSAAAVMYDPLFHLNFPMQPRDQNHLRNGSSSCLLGVEDQIQMDANGGVNMMYFEGGHNNNDNNGDGFDNGVLEFNTTGVVTRKRRRSKKSNTSPTERERRVHFHDRFQDLKSLIPNPTKSDRASIVGEAIDYIKELLRTIEEFKMLVEKKRFGRFRSKKKARRGEDQHEEEEDTVNYKPQSEVDQSCFNKNNNSLRCSWLKRKSKVTEVDVRIIDDEVTIKLVQKKKINCLLFTTKVLDQLQLDLHHVAGGQIGEHYSFLFNTKICEGSCVYASGIADTVMEVVEKQYMEAVPSNGY